The Lycium ferocissimum isolate CSIRO_LF1 chromosome 8, AGI_CSIRO_Lferr_CH_V1, whole genome shotgun sequence DNA segment ataatagagaaaaatatactACAGTGCAATCaaagataattattttatccAGCTATGTTTAGCTCTGCATTTATAGGGAAACAAAATAGTAAAAAGATAATCATAAACTAGCCTAAAACATCTCTGCAGAGTATATCTTTAACTAACTAAACTATCCTAGAATATCTTTACAGAATATATTTCTAACTAACTAATTATTAACAGTAAAACAAATTTATTCAAAAGCAGTAAAACAAAGTTACTGCAGTCCAAAAGCAAAAATTCTAACACTCCTCCTTGATTTTGGAACTACAAATTCTAGACTTGGTTGGAATTGACTTCGTAAACAAATCTGTCCATTCATCTTTGGTCTTGCAGTTAACTTGATCCATATCTCCAAGTTGCAGCTCTTGATTATCAACAAATTCTCGTGTTCATCTTAAGTAGGATTAAATGAGAAGTTTTTACCTCTCATTTAACTCGTAAAATCTCTCACGCTTAGTGGCATCAAAGATTCGACAGTACTTGTCTTCGAAtatcaatttaaatcattttttcacTAGCTGGCCAACACTTAACAGACTTTGATCAATATCAGGCACGTAAAGAAcacttgaaattatttttgtacCTGCACCTGTTTTGATTGCAACAATCCCTTTTCCTTTTGTAGGAATATAGTCACCATTCCCGATTCTGACTTTCTTGTTTCTCATAGACATAAACTCTTTAAGAAGATTTTTGTCATATGTCATGTGGTTCGTACAACCACAGTCAATCTtcaaaaaattagatttttttggttgaaaaatatATTGCCACAAACAAGTGGtgttcttcttcttattcttcatTGGCGACTTGGGCATCTACTTCATTTTTGGAGATTTGTTTTTCCAAATCACTACTTCATGACCAAGTTGGTTGCGAGATCTTGCCTTGTGCATCGGCCTCTTCCAACATTTAAATGGAGGATGACTTTTTGCCTGGTCTTGCGGACAAGGTGGgtaatttttatttgaattattaccttttttttttagttttgtgGTTGGCTATCAAGGCTCCTTCAGCCATAAGCCTCATTTGCGCTTGTGGCTGCAATGTATTGAGTAATTCTGCCAAGGTAATCTTGAACTTTTGTGTTTTCCAAGGTATTTATGGATACTTCATATCTTTGGGGCAccgtaacaaaaaaaaaaaaaaaaaaaaatcaacaattcTTGAATCTTTACATTTAGTTCCAAGCAACCTTACCTTGTTAACAATGCCAAGAAGCGGTGGAATCTTTTTGTTTGACGGTCTCAGATTCCTTCATCTTTTGCAATTCGAATTCCCTTATTAAATTTAACACCTTCATGCCTCGTATTCTTTCATCACCTGTGTATTCTTCCTTCAGATAATCACAAATTTCTTTTACTGTTTTGAGAGCCATAACTCTGGTGAAAATTGTTGCAGACACACTAGCAAACAAAGTTGCTTTCGCctttgattttctgattttcttttccttttgtcttTTGATCTGGGCTACCGTGGGATTATTTGACAGCGGAAGAACATCATAATCCTCTTCCATGACCTCCCAAAGATCTAAAGCCTCAAGATAAGTCTTCATTCTTACTGCTCAGAGATGGTAATTCTCACCATAAAAAACAGGAGGAGTTATTTGAGAAAAGCTATTTTGTGAATCGATCTCACTCATAGGTCCCTCAAGAAATGGCTCTAGATATCAATTGTTGGTTTTTAACAAAGATACGTAGGAAATAACAGAGAAAAATATAGTGCAATGCAGTCAAAGAGAATTATTTTATTAGCTATATTTAGCTCTGCATTTATAGAGAAAAAATAGTAAAAAGATAATCATAAACTAGCCTAGAATATCTCTCCAGAGTATATATTTAACTAACTAACCTAGCCTAGAATATCTCTACAGAATATATTTCTAACTAACTAATTACTAACAGTAAAACAAAGTATATTTAAAAGCAGTAAAACAAAGTTTATTCAAAAGCAGTCCAAAAGCAAATATTCTAACATATTGTGTTGTTTATGAGAAGAAAAGATCTTATATAAAAGTCTAAAACTTTTTCTCCAAGAAAATGGTAGATATATCagagtttttttttataaagaaaacattttctaccgagaaatcatttttgaagtaaaacactTACTTGCAAGTTGAAACATCCTTACCTGTAAATTGGGAAAGAAAAACTAGGTTGATACATTTTGGATGAAGAATTTGGAGTTATGATATCCTCTATGTTTTGCAGCTTTTGTTTTTTTACTTGTTCTTCCATGGTTACGGAATCTGTCTGAGACCTTGCtctatttttctaattttttttttttttgaattttttccttTAGGTGCACTTGTAAAAGCTTAATTCTACCAAGTACTACTTGAAATTGTAATTGTTTTAGAACTCCCTTTATTTCTCTCAATTGAAAGCAGGAAGGAGTAAAATGACAAAGCCTAAAGGATAACTAGTGTGAATCTGACATTAGCATTTGGGAGAGGGTGGGGAAGAGAGATGATAAACTTAACCTGGGTTAAAGCATTTAGTTAACTAAAAAATCATGTCCCTTAAATTGTACGGGGGACACGTGTAAACAATTGAAGACCCCAACGGAGGAAACGGACAGATCGGGTACTAGAGGGGAGCTGGTTCCATGATATAGCCTTCCTTAGATGGACAAAAgttagaaattttttttagcctttttgttgttgttagtatATGACAAGTAAAATTTAAATCACTATTTGAAGGTTGTTATTCAAGAACAAGGAGATTGAAATATGGACGGCCTATTGTTCCATACCCACATAAGGAATAATTACAGTCCAAGGGGGTTGGCATATAAATGAGCAATTTGCTTCTGCTGTCTTTTTAATAAGTCCTTAAATCAGGCCATAATTCCAAAAAGTTATAGAGGGAAATATGGATTCTTTCCACAATGAGGCCACAAAGAAAACAAATGATCATCCTACTTTAGCATCATTAGAACTTCTGAAGAGATTCAAGACTAAAACGAAGTGTTTAACTGGCGAAAAGCAGAATCAGAAACATTCAGCTAGTCCATGGAGCAGTAACAGCTCCAGACTTCCTTCAACAGATGAAATTATGAATATAGCTAGAGCAAGATTACATCAGTTTACTTCAATAAATTCATCTGTTTACTCAATCATTCTTGATCCCTCGATTTTGCATTCCGGTTTGTCTCCTGAGGTTGCAGAAGATGTAGAGCTGTCTTTACTACTTCAAGCTTCAGCTGAAATGTTTGTCCAAAAACAATATGATCGCGCGAGAAAGTTCCTTAGCTTGTGCGATCACTCTGCTTCCGTCATTGGTAATCCTGTTCAACGAGTCGTGTACTATTTCGCTGAAGCTCTTCGAAATAGGATTGATAAGGAAACAGGAGTAACTCCAGAAAGAGGGAATAGAAATAGAAAGAAAGCAGTAGATGTGGAAAGGCCTTTTATGCTTATGAAATTCGCATTTCTTGCATGTCGACAAGAAACTCCTCTCTCACACATTCTCCAATTTGCAGGAATACAGGTgatgaaggaaaataa contains these protein-coding regions:
- the LOC132066313 gene encoding GRAS family protein RAM1-like; translation: MDSFHNEATKKTNDHPTLASLELLKRFKTKTKCLTGEKQNQKHSASPWSSNSSRLPSTDEIMNIARARLHQFTSINSSVYSIILDPSILHSGLSPEVAEDVELSLLLQASAEMFVQKQYDRARKFLSLCDHSASVIGNPVQRVVYYFAEALRNRIDKETGVTPERGNRNRKKAVDVERPFMLMKFAFLACRQETPLSHILQFAGIQAVLDNIVSVRRVHIIDFGRETGLPMPIIMHALANRNDCPIERLKITSVGTSRQRIEENGKRLSSFAETLNIPFLFNMVVLELKDLKKENFDLEEGEVVAVYSEFRLCTMLA